Proteins from a genomic interval of Amycolatopsis sp. cg13:
- a CDS encoding SDR family NAD(P)-dependent oxidoreductase: protein MAARHWFVTGASGGLGRQLVEEALRRGEFVTATVRRPDALPASPRLTVERLDLTHPADVSAVIERTLRRRPVDVVVNNAGYAVVGAAEEMTPEQIRDQIEVLLLAPILITRAFLGPMRARGGGRIIQISSMGGQIGSPTHSAYHAGKWGLEGYTESVSREVAEFGIHLTLAQLGGTRTGFASALRYTAETAPYRDNAVGRTRRYLEALDDSALTGDPAKIAALLYETTLQSDPPLRLSLGSDTYDAVHNALTERLNRLESQRELAASIAF, encoded by the coding sequence ATGGCCGCACGGCATTGGTTCGTCACCGGCGCTTCCGGCGGTTTGGGCCGTCAGCTGGTCGAAGAGGCGCTTCGCCGCGGCGAATTCGTCACCGCGACGGTCCGGCGGCCGGACGCGCTGCCTGCTTCGCCGCGCCTGACCGTGGAGCGGCTCGACCTCACGCACCCGGCCGACGTCTCCGCGGTGATCGAGCGAACCTTGCGGCGGCGACCAGTGGACGTGGTTGTGAACAACGCCGGGTACGCCGTCGTGGGCGCGGCCGAGGAGATGACGCCCGAGCAAATCCGGGACCAGATCGAGGTGCTGCTGCTCGCCCCGATCCTGATCACCCGCGCGTTCCTCGGCCCGATGCGCGCGCGGGGCGGCGGGCGGATCATCCAGATCTCCAGCATGGGCGGTCAAATCGGCTCGCCGACGCACAGCGCCTACCACGCGGGAAAGTGGGGGCTGGAGGGGTACACCGAGAGCGTCAGCCGGGAAGTCGCCGAATTCGGCATCCACCTGACCTTGGCGCAGCTCGGCGGGACCCGGACCGGATTCGCGTCCGCGCTGCGGTACACCGCCGAAACGGCGCCCTATCGCGACAACGCGGTCGGCCGGACCCGCCGCTATCTCGAAGCCCTCGACGACAGCGCCCTTACCGGCGACCCGGCCAAAATCGCCGCGCTGCTGTACGAGACCACCCTCCAGTCGGATCCGCCGCTGCGCCTCTCACTGGGCTCGGACACCTACGACGCCGTCCACAATGCACTCACCGAACGGCTGAACCGACTTGAGTCGCAACGGGAACTAGCCGCTTCGATCGCTTTCTGA